One Populus nigra chromosome 16, ddPopNigr1.1, whole genome shotgun sequence genomic window, TTTTGGGATAATGACAGCAAGACCAACTCAACACCTAACTCATGGTCCATGACAAAACCTAATTGGCCTAATTTCTCAATATAGccaatcattttaaaaacacaagtaTTTATTAAAGAACCATTTGTCATTTTACAGTGGAATAATTCCTTAAAAATCTTGTACATCTCAATTCTACTAGCattatcaaacaattctttGAGATACATAATCATAGTATGGGCATCCATATTGTCATGTTGTCTTTGAAGTTCAGGTGACATACTGGCTTATATCACACATGCAGCTTGTTCATCGTTATTAACATGATGCTCATATTCATTCCTAACTTCCTCTTTAGCATCCTTAGCAGGAGCATTTGGAATTAGATTTTCTAAAACATACaaccttttttcttgtttgtgaaCATTTCTCACATTTTGGTGTCAATCTAAGAAATTTGGTCTAATCAATTTGTTAGCATCAAGTATGTTTTGTAAGGATATTTTACTACTCATTTTGAACTACCAACTTATTTATATAAAGATGGAGAGTATTAGTTTCATGTATACAAGGTAATTCTACCAACTTATATATTTCATGCatacatatttaaattttaaatttatatctctcactattttcttgcaaattaataGCTCTCCCTATTAATTCGAGAAATCTCGCTTAGATTTTCCTAGTGGCCTCGAATCCCATTTAATTTATCTAACCTTGAGTgactcaataaattaaaataaattaaattagatagatAACATCGTTTATCAATCATATCTTTATGTGACTTTTAGATCAGTTAGGTGACAACCCTTTCTCTAAACATATCTTATATGTTTTACCTAACTCATGCCTCTAACCTCATATGATAATGAGTGACTCATCCAAATCATATAAGTTAGTTTGGTATAATCTAATTTCATagcattaaatatatttaattaacgaTAACCTTGAGTGACTTAACAAGTTATCCAAGAATAAAACTCTGATTTTTATGCATATAAGATTGGAAGGCAATTATTCATGATCTCAAcatgtatttaatatattaatgaaggatttattatcaattaattaggTCTCATACATAACATGgcataacaaatatatattttatacataacaatttatatataaacatacacTCCTAGTATGCCATTCTAATTGAatgattattaatatatttaaactatttcCCTCGAGCCATTGAATGGAATTAGATGGTCAAATTCTAGGTAGCTGCTGCAAATCTTCATAAGTTCTTTGCAAGCATTTCAATTGTAGCCTTTAtctctatttctttcttcatcCTGGAtcgtgaaatttttttttatctaaattctTACATTTCTAAATTACATGACATTTGCATCATTAATTAAGAAACCTTGAGTTACATTCAAGGAGaattaaatgagaaaagaatttacaacccaaaagaaaaatatagataGGGTAGGACACATAAgctctatttaataaaaattacaaccattcaaccataaaataaaatacacaattATGTTGGTCTATAATGTCCATAATCATCGATCAtgcataaaaacattttaatatcataataaattacattgcatgcttcaattctaattattgGCTTTATGTGctactataaaataatatttataatcaatcaaatctaatttcacaatttccaaaacaaaaacaaatttatttaacataaattccatgaaaaacatttttcaaaatttaataagaaaattaatcacattaaaattcttattaatatcctaaaatattttaggattaattaaatataattttttggcttaaaacaattctcattattttagaaaaaccatttttaaaaatattatttcactaaaccatttaattaaataaatcctaATCCTATTAGGATATCATAAAactcaaaaaactaaaataaaaaatttaattcattcttaaTCCTATTaggaaaattaattctttagttaaaataatttaatgtataaaatccaaattttattttttaaaaaattaaatcctaatcatattaggaaaattaattctataattaatctaatttgggtttcaattaaaataaaattaaaattttatttgtgggGTTAAAAAGGCATAAATAGCAGAGTAAAAGGGGATTTGACATTAAAATAAACCCTATGGTTATAACATAAAAGGGGAGGGGTAAAATAACCCAAAACcatttctttctcctcctcttcttccatGTGCCATTGATATGCTTTCCAGCTGCAGCCAAGGCTGCCGCTGCACCTAGCAGCGGCGACCAAGGCCACCATTGTCTTCAACCACATGAGGCGTAACCATGGTGATTGGCATTGCTAGCAGAGGCAGCACCCAGCTCAACCAACAACAATGGCATGTTAGGGTGTTGCCAGCGTGGAGCGCGCTTGGCTTTACCATCCATAACATCGTCTGAAAATTCCATCAAGATCAAACTGAAATAGTAACCAGTGatgaaaaacacttaaataaatCCTAGTCCCATTAGGATATCATAAactcaaaaaatgaaaataaacaatttaattcattcctaatcctattagaaaaattaattctttaattacaATAGATTAAGGtataaaatccaaatttgatttaattaatttttctttaattaaatcctaatcatattaagaaaattaattctataattaatctaatttgggtttcaattaaaataaaatcaaaattttgtttGTGAGGTTAAAATGACATCAATAGGAGAGTAAAAGggtattttacattaaaataaaccaTATGGTCATAACACCAAAGGGGAGCGTACATGGGTAAAATGccccaaaaccctaaaaccatatctttcttctcctcttcttccaCGTGCCGCCAACATTCTTTCTAGCGGCGGCCAAGGCCACCATTGCCTTCAGCCACGCGAGGCGCAACCATGGTGGGTGGCGCTGCCAACAGCAGCAGTGCCCAACTCAGCCAACAACAACGATGCGCTGGGGTGGTGCTAGCATCCATATTGCTTGGCTTTATCACCCACGACATCGTCTAGAAATTCCATCAAGATCTAACTAGAAAAGTAATTCGGtgatgaaaaacatttttttttaaatttgatttcaaaaatcatGGGAGAAAAAATTGACTTTTtggagaaaatatttatttcgcatataaaattaatttataattaccatcaataaaaattaaaaacatacaataaaatgatttttaagatttcttttaccattagcacatcaaaattatcataaataactaaaataaatatcaatttaatgatttttaaataaaaattacttttacaaATCTTCTAAGAATAAAATACCCCATTACACTGTAGAGTTTAAACTCCCATTCTCCATCTTCATGTAATTTGAAGGTCCTGGGATCGAGGCCTGTAATTAGTTTATTAgagatatattatttatgtacaattattttaaattttatttttgacatagtTGTTGCCTAGATCTTGTTAAATATatagagatataaaaaaaatataatattctttATCGAATATAtggttaatttattgtttttaattaaaaaataaataaatcaaagtgACAATGAAAAAACTCATTGAACTCTGAAGTTTTAGATTTTGCTCCGCTACTCACATTTTCATTAGATaatatttgaagattttttttaacttataaaagATGTTCAAGCactatcaatatattttaaagaagtatgaaaaatgcataattttatttaattacatgataaaaacaaaaagtaatGACAATAAAtgcattgaattaaaaaaatcatcatgacATGACaaaaaatgcttgaaaaaagaataataaaaaattaattactaaacaatccaaaattaaataagaaatttaaaataaccatCTAGAAGGTggttaaataataaaagtttaaaatcaaGAGATTTGCTCCCTTGTGGTCTCAAGTTTGAGTCATGTGATTATTAATATGATGGCTACTGATgttttacatggttgttaacttcagggctcaaGTAATTAATCGAGATGTACGCAAGCTGACTCAGacattcatgttaataaaaaaataaatttaaaataaaaaaatctaaattagtttattaaactCTCAAATCGAGTCCACCGTGTGCATGCATCCAAACTGCCTTTGGACAAAGGTGACTGTTTCATTTGCCAAGGTCTAGAATCCCCCACCCATCAGAATGGGATTCTAGGTCGGCCTTGCCGAAGACCATGCTGcccatatttatatttatataataaagaGCTTCCCAAATAgtatttaaaattctttaattcttgaaaaacaaacaataaagttcatatttgttttcataACTGAACCGACCATCCATTAAgtattgattattaaaaaaataaaaacagagcaCCCATTTGACTAACAACATGATGGTTGGTTCAAATAattcaatgtttattttattaactaatGTTCTAATTTcgagttttataaataaaatatgttattgttaatttttttttattttttaatgagataATCCGATTTGACCGGATTAATcagaaattaataattttttaaatattaaattaaaaataataataaaaatatcagtaTAATGACTGCTGCTTTTATTAGAACTAATCAAAGctttaaatatcatcaaaattcaagctttttgttttttttaaaaaaagatgtagaCAGGCTAAATGAGGAAATGTATTCAAATGTCAGCTGGATTTCATGTTGGTACacacggaaaaaaaaataaaaacaaaaaattatgaagtaatctaaaaatattggattttttttaattattataggtGTTCAGGCCAACTTATATATATCTTAACTAAttctatgaattttaaaattaaaaatgatgtaaGTCTTCAATAACaatcatattaacaaccacGTAACACAaacatgaaatcataaaaaaaataaactttttatccttaaatttttatcttgtttgtgttgaattttaatttccttAAAATTTCTTCACATCTACACTTAGAATATGTTTGGGAAGTGCTAACTGCTTTCccaaaatatcttaattttttttgttaaaatttaatatgacttgtatgttttggattattttgatgtgctgatgtcaaaaataatttttaaaaaataaaaaaatttattaacatacattttaatataaaaaattatttaaaaaataatcactaccaTACTACCAATCACCCTCTCcatatagaattaaaaaaatgtattatgtGTAATGAAATGCGTTTTTATTAGATTTcccatgaataaaataaaaaacaaatgaaaaaaagaaaaggagggcaACGCTAAATGACAGGGTGACTGAAGGAGACAAAGAAAGGAAGCAAACGGTCAACCCGGTTGGTACCTCCCTCTCTAATTTCTCTGATTCCTTACTCGTTACTCTCGGAAATACACAGACAGCACAGCAGGAGAATCCCTCTTCCTCTGTGTCTCCCAGTGTATCTTATACACACAGAGATATATCTGCTTGGTGGGCAACCATCAAGAAGACATCGTCAAGTCACATTCTTGCATCTGTTTCTTGTGGGGTGATTAAACTCCAACAGCTTAGAGAAACGGAGAGAGATGAGGCCAAATTGGGAGTTAAGGAATTGCTGTAACCATGAGCAAGTAGTCTTTCTTGTCACTGTTTCTGTGTGCGCCGTTGTTATTCTTGCGGTATGTAGTAATCTCTCTGTTTTTACGGTAGCGTAGCTTCATTACAATGTTTTGATCAATGAGAGTGAAACCCATTTGATCGAACAAGTAAACTTAAAAGATCTTCTTTTTCTCCTGTGTTATGTAAAGAAGTTGAGACCTTGTTTTGATCTGTgaagtatttttattcttctgaAAGAAGGGATCAATGCCCCTATtatcaaagatattttttcgGGGAGGAATGACGATGTTGTTCTCTGACTTTGAAAAAAACTGTTTTGTTCTTGTCATGAgtaatggtatttttttttaattcaataacatgCAAATGGGTATTTATTACTGCATTCTGTTTCTGTCAGTGCCATTGATTCCTTCACATGTTGGATTCCTTTTATGCTTACCTTGAAAGGGCTTCACTGTTGACAGTTCAGATTATTAATGTAGCTATTGAAAATTCCACCCTTGTTGTGTTAATTAACtcaaattatcaaaaacatgttcaattataaagtttttagtTTCAGAATGAAAATATAGCAACTCGcattttaacatttgaatttctGGTAGAGGTGGAATTGTTTTCGTAAGGATATTGAAAGTCTGGAATTCTGAAACAGAACACCAAATCATAAGTATCTTTGATGCCAATTTCAATTgacaatttatgatttttccccatgaaaaaataatataagaaattcTGGCACTTCTTTGATGGTGCTGGTATTATTACTTGTTTATCTGTGATTTCTGCTTTCTTCATTCTAGTTATGGAGAACAGTGTTGCTGAGACCATTCAAGCTTGTGACAGTATTCCTTCATGAAGCAAGCCATGCCATTGCCTGTAAACTAACATGTGGCCATGTAATACGATCTTTTCTCCCTTTATACTTTCTTCCTCAAAGCTTGTTGGGCTTGTGTTGCTAAACTATATACATATACCTTCTCTCGCACTTTTCAAATGGGGCACCTGCTTTTCATCATATTTCTGATAGATTCTTTGAATGAAAATAAGCTCTGTCAACAACCAACTTTTACAACCTCGTGAAGCCATTGCATATATACCAGGATGTGCAGTCCATTTTATTTTGGTGACAAGAAAAGTGACTTTCATTCTGTTGATCTGTTTATGGGAAAATGATCATCTCCATTGCTAGTAAATTCTCAACAGGGTTGCAATGGATCAGAGAGACAATCTTCTTTCACCCAATTTCCATATGTACAAAGATTATGTTTGGTTAACTCACCAATTCACATATCTGGTCGTCCCATGTTGTTATGATCATGTTTAAGATTagtaattttatagtgatcctaTTACCACCCATTGATGTATCTAGAATGTTAGTCTAAGAAATCTATCCATTTAACTGttcttttttgaataattaaatgGAAGTTTCTTAGATGATCATCTAGCTTTCTAGAATTCAATATTCAGTAATATGAATTCTGGAGCACCTTTATACGCAGGTTGAAGGAATTCAGGTTCATGCAGATGAAGGTGGAACCACTCAAACACGTGGTGGCATATACTGGTTAATCTTGCCTGCTGGATGTAATTTCTttgtcctttgattgtctttcCTAGTTCTCTTTCTGTGTGCATGTGTGTGGAGAGTTGTGGTTATACCATGTGAGATGAGTTATTTCATTTCTAAAGTTTTCTACCCAGGGTTCATTGTGAGTATATTtctcaaaattattaattactgCTGTTATCAATAAAATTCTCTTCCTCATCTTTTATGCACTCTAGATCTCGGTTCATCCTTCTGGGGGATGGTTTTGATACTTGCATCCACAAATCTTCTTACTGCCAGAATAGCTGCAGGATGTTTTATTGCTTCTCTACTTGTTGTGCTCTTGGTAGCTAAAAATGTAAGTGGCTATGTGCATTGATTTGTTGCCAATATTACATTTGTGAATGCTTTAGTTCTACTAGGTATTACAAATTCATATGAAAGGGTGCAAATCGTCTTCCCCTTTTAATAATTGAATTCAGGAGTTCCTCAacaaataaattgatga contains:
- the LOC133675281 gene encoding uncharacterized protein LOC133675281 isoform X1 — protein: MRPNWELRNCCNHEQVVFLVTVSVCAVVILALWRTVLLRPFKLVTVFLHEASHAIACKLTCGHVEGIQVHADEGGTTQTRGGIYWLILPAGYLGSSFWGMVLILASTNLLTARIAAGCFIASLLVVLLVAKNWTLRGLCIGFVLFLGVVWVLQETTKVHILRYIILFIGVMNSLFSVYDIYDDLISRRDHSSDAEKFAEACPCPCNGAGWGFIWGVISFLFLCGAMYLGLVILS
- the LOC133675281 gene encoding uncharacterized protein LOC133675281 isoform X2 — protein: MRPNWELRNCCNHEQVVFLVTVSVCAVVILALWRTVLLRPFKLVTVFLHEASHAIACKLTCGHVEGIQVHADEGGTTQTRGGIYWLILPAGYLGSSFWGMVLILASTNLLTARIAAGCFIASLLVVLLVAKNWTLRGLCIGFVLFLGVVWVLQETTKVHILRYIILFIDIYDDLISRRDHSSDAEKFAEACPCPCNGAGWGFIWGVISFLFLCGAMYLGLVILS